CTTATGTCAACAATTAAAAAACTTTTTTTGTATACTTTATTTATAGCTTTTGACCGTGCTTACAATAGCTTTTTATTTCACATTCTAAACATTTAGGTCGCCTTGCAATGCATTTATCTCTACCTTGTAAAATTAAGTAGTGAGAAAAATCTATCCAATAATCCTTTGGTATTATTTTCATCAATTCTTTTTCTATTTTTATAACATCTTGTTCTTCCACTAAACCAATTAAATTTGAAAGTCTTTTTACATGTGTATCCACAGTTACTCCATCAGCTAACCTCCAAATTTCTCCTCTCACTACGTTAGCAGTTTTACGACCTACACCCGCCAAACTAGTTAATTCATCCATTTCTTTTGGAACTTGGCCGTTATATTTTTCAATTAGCTGTTGACTACATAGTTTAATATTCTTAGCTTTATTTCTATAAAATCCTGTGCTTTTTATTAATTCTTCTATTTTTTCTACAGGCATAGAGGCAAATTCTTGGGGAGTATTTACAACTTTATACATATTTTCAGTAACAATATTTACTCTCACATCAGTACATTGAGCTGATAATATAACTGCTACTAGTAGTTCAAAAGGAGTATTATAGTTTAAAGCACATTTAGGATGTCCAAATTTATTTTGCAAAATCTCAATTACTTTTAAAGCTCTTTCTTTTTTTTTCAAAACTTCCTCCATTACTCAAAAACTTTCATATATAAAAAATAATCAATACCACCATGTTCTATTTGACCTTTAAAACTAAAACCAGCCTTTTTAAAACATAAAATTGATTTATCATTTTCTTCTAGAATATAGGCTACAATGTATTTTAAATTTTGGTATTTAAATCTTAATTCATCTATACTTGCATTCACTATTGTTGTAGAATAACCTTTTCCTCTTATACATTCAGCTAAATATAAGGAAATTTCTGCACCTTCAAAATCTTCATCTAGTTGAAATTTTACATTTCCTAAGAAGGTTCCTTTCAAATCTTCGACAGTAAACATTGCATAATTAGGGGAACCAATTAAAAATTTATACCACCTTTCGTGATTTTTTTTTTGCTCTTCTTCATCACTTTTACAATATTTTTTTACATAGTTCAAATTTAAATGATTATATATATTTTCTATGTCATCCGCCGTAGTTTTTCTGATTACTATCACTACTTTATAACAACCCTATTATATTTTTTCTTTCCTTGCTTTATCATCATAGCACCATCTATAAATAAGTCTTTAGTTATTTCCATAGCAAAATCTGTTACTTTTTCATCATTTATTGCTAATCCATTTTGTTGAACAAGTCTTCTTCCTTCACTTTTAGTTTTTAATAAACCTAATTCTACCATTAAATCAACTACACCTTTACCAAATACATCTTCTGTTACTTCAGAAGTTGGAACATTTGTAAGATCAAGTCCTCCTTGTCCAAACAAAGCTTCTGAGGCTTGTTTAGCTTTTTCGGCTTCTTCTTCTCCGTGAACAATTTTTGTAACTTCGTATGCTAAAACTTTTTTTGCTTCATTTATTTCAGCACCTTCTAAAGCAGATAATCTTCTTACTTCATCCATAGGAAGGAACGTTAATAACGCTAATGGTTGAGCAACATCTGCATCTGGTAAATTTCTCCAGTATTGATAAAACTCATAAGGTGATGTTTTTTCAGGATCTAGCCACAATGCACCTTTTGCTGTTTTTCCCATTTTATTTCCTTCACTATTTGTAAGTAAAGTACAAGTCATTGCATAGCCTTGTTTTCTATCTTTCTTTCTTATTAAATCCACTCCTGCTATCATATTAGACCATTGATCGTCTCCACCTAATTGCATAGTACATCCAAACTTTCTATTTAAGACTAAGAAATCGTATCCTTGCATTAACATATAGTTAAACTCTAAGAACGATAATCCTCCATTTTCCATTCTAGACTTAAAACAATCTGCTGATAACATTCTATTTACTGAAAATTGAGATCCTATATCTCTTATAAAGTCAATATAATTTAACCCTCTTAACCAATCTGCATTATTTACTAATAATGCTTTATCATCAGAAAAATCTATAAATTTTTCCATTTGTTTTTTTATACACGAAACATTATGAGCTATAATTTCATCTGTCATCATTTGTCTCATATCTGTTCTTCCACTAGGATCCCCTATTTGTGCTGTTCCTCCACCGATTAGAGCAATTGGTCTATGTCCATGTTGTTGCATATGTGACATAAACATCATAGCTATAAAATGTCCTACATGTAAGCTATCTGCTGTTGGATCAAACCCTATATAAAACGTTACTTTTTCCTTACTTAATAAATCCTTTATTTCCTCTTCGTGAGTCATTTGTTTTATGTATCCACGATCTTTTAAAACTTCAAAAACATTTGACATTTATTTTCCTCCATAATTTAAATTTATTTCTATTGTAACACAAAGCCCCCCATTTTTAAAGGGATAATAAAAAAGAGAGACACAAAGTCTCTCTTAATATAAAATCAATTATTTTGTTGTGTTATAGAAAACTTCGATTCCGTTGTATTGAGCAACAGTTCCTAACTCTTCTTCGATTCTTAATAATTGGTTATATTTAGCCATTCTATCAGTTCTTGAAGTTGATCCAGTTTTGATTTGTCCTGCATTTGTTGCAACAGCGATGTCAGCTATTGTAGCATCCTCAGTTTCTCCAGATCTGTGAGATATTACAGCAGTCATGTTAGCTCTCTTAGCCATTTCGATTGCATCTAAAGTCTCAGTTAAAGTTCCGATTTGGTTTAATTTAATTAAGATTGAGTTAGCAGCTTTCATTTCGATTCCTCTTGCTAATCTCTCAGTGTTAGTTACGAATAAATCGTCTCCAACGATTTGAACTTTCTTTCCAACTTTAGCAGTTAACATTTGGAATCCAGCCCAGTCATTTTCTCCTAATCCATCTTCGATTGATTTGATTGGGTACTTTTCGCATAATCCAGCATACCACTCGATCATTTCTTCAGTAGATCTTACTACTCCACCCTCTCTCTTGAAGTGGTATTCGAATGTTCCGTCTTCTTTTTCAACACAGAACTCAGTTGCTGCTGCATCTAAAGCGAATGTAATATCAGTTCCTAACTCATATCCAGCTGCTTTAACTGCCTCACATATAATGTCTAAAGCTCCTTCAGTTCCGTTGATTTTAGCTGGTGCATATCCACCCTCGTTTCCAACGTTTGTTGAATCTCCATTAGCTTTTAATATTTTTCCTAAGTGGTGGAATATTTCACATCCCATTCTCATTGCTTCAGCAAATGTCTTAGCTCCTACTGGTTGAACCATGAACTCTTGAACGTCTACTGCAGAATCAGCGTGGCTTCCTCCGTTTAATATGTTCATCATAGGTAAAGGTAACTCTTTAGCGTTAACTCCTCCTAAGTATTTGTATAATGGTTGTCCTAAAGCTTCTGCTGCTGCTTTAGCTACTGCTAAAGAAACACCTAATATAGCGTTTGCTCCTAATCTATCTTTGTTTGGAGTTCCATCTAATTCGATCATAGCTTTATCAATTGCTACTTGATTAGTTGCATCCATACCGATTACTAATTCTTTGATTTCAGTGTTTACATAGTTTACTGCCTTTAAAACACCTTTTCCTAAGTATCTAGATTTATCTTCGTCTCTTAATTCTACTGCTTCGTAAGCTCCTGTAGATGCTCCTGATGGAACTGCAGCTCTTCCCATAGCTCCACATTCTAATATTACGTCAACCTCAACTGTTGGGTTTCCTCTTGAATCAAGAATTTCTCTTCCTTTAACTTCAACTATTCTAGTCATTTTCTTTAAATCCTCCTTAGAATTTTTTAAAAGTTTATATTTTAAAATTAAGTCTCAAAATTTATGTAAAAATTTTATTTTACTTTTATAACTTTCATTGAGTTGCTTGTACCAGCTTTGAATACTTCTTCTCCACAAGATGCAACTATGATATCTCCTGACTTAACAAGACCTAATGCTAATGCTTTTGATTCTGCTAATGCATAGAACTCTTCTAAGTTTTTAGCTGTTGAATCTAAACAAGGTATTACTCCTCTTGTTAAAATCATTTGATTATATGTTTTTTCATTGTTTGTTATTGCTAATATAAATGCTTCAGGGAAATATTTTCTTAATGCTGTTGCTGATTTTCCTGATGCAGTTCCTGATACGATTAATTTTGCTCCTAAAGCTTCTGCTACATCAACAGTTCCTCTTGCCATAGCTTCAGTTATAGTAACCTCTCCTTCATTTTCAATTTGGAAAGATACTAATGGATCTGTTTTTTCAGCTATTTTTCTCATTACAGTTACAGCTTCAATTGGATATTTTCCTTTTGCTGTTTCTCCAGATAACATTATTGCATCTGTACCATCTAAGATAGCATTTGTAACGTCTGTTGCTTCTGCTCTTGTTGGTCTAGGATTTTTTATCATTGAATCTAGCATTTGAGTTGCAGTTATTACAAC
The genomic region above belongs to Candidatus Cetobacterium colombiensis and contains:
- the tyrS gene encoding tyrosine--tRNA ligase, with protein sequence MSNVFEVLKDRGYIKQMTHEEEIKDLLSKEKVTFYIGFDPTADSLHVGHFIAMMFMSHMQQHGHRPIALIGGGTAQIGDPSGRTDMRQMMTDEIIAHNVSCIKKQMEKFIDFSDDKALLVNNADWLRGLNYIDFIRDIGSQFSVNRMLSADCFKSRMENGGLSFLEFNYMLMQGYDFLVLNRKFGCTMQLGGDDQWSNMIAGVDLIRKKDRKQGYAMTCTLLTNSEGNKMGKTAKGALWLDPEKTSPYEFYQYWRNLPDADVAQPLALLTFLPMDEVRRLSALEGAEINEAKKVLAYEVTKIVHGEEEAEKAKQASEALFGQGGLDLTNVPTSEVTEDVFGKGVVDLMVELGLLKTKSEGRRLVQQNGLAINDEKVTDFAMEITKDLFIDGAMMIKQGKKKYNRVVIK
- the eno gene encoding phosphopyruvate hydratase; translated protein: MTRIVEVKGREILDSRGNPTVEVDVILECGAMGRAAVPSGASTGAYEAVELRDEDKSRYLGKGVLKAVNYVNTEIKELVIGMDATNQVAIDKAMIELDGTPNKDRLGANAILGVSLAVAKAAAEALGQPLYKYLGGVNAKELPLPMMNILNGGSHADSAVDVQEFMVQPVGAKTFAEAMRMGCEIFHHLGKILKANGDSTNVGNEGGYAPAKINGTEGALDIICEAVKAAGYELGTDITFALDAAATEFCVEKEDGTFEYHFKREGGVVRSTEEMIEWYAGLCEKYPIKSIEDGLGENDWAGFQMLTAKVGKKVQIVGDDLFVTNTERLARGIEMKAANSILIKLNQIGTLTETLDAIEMAKRANMTAVISHRSGETEDATIADIAVATNAGQIKTGSTSRTDRMAKYNQLLRIEEELGTVAQYNGIEVFYNTTK
- a CDS encoding GNAT family N-acetyltransferase — encoded protein: MIVIRKTTADDIENIYNHLNLNYVKKYCKSDEEEQKKNHERWYKFLIGSPNYAMFTVEDLKGTFLGNVKFQLDEDFEGAEISLYLAECIRGKGYSTTIVNASIDELRFKYQNLKYIVAYILEENDKSILCFKKAGFSFKGQIEHGGIDYFLYMKVFE
- the nth gene encoding endonuclease III, producing MKKKERALKVIEILQNKFGHPKCALNYNTPFELLVAVILSAQCTDVRVNIVTENMYKVVNTPQEFASMPVEKIEELIKSTGFYRNKAKNIKLCSQQLIEKYNGQVPKEMDELTSLAGVGRKTANVVRGEIWRLADGVTVDTHVKRLSNLIGLVEEQDVIKIEKELMKIIPKDYWIDFSHYLILQGRDKCIARRPKCLECEIKSYCKHGQKL